A genome region from Salvia splendens isolate huo1 chromosome 19, SspV2, whole genome shotgun sequence includes the following:
- the LOC121779795 gene encoding uncharacterized protein LOC121779795 isoform X3, whose product MDLPPPPPAFSRHHIHHLRYENVLRPPDFLPPPYPPHLPPPQTPSLNTPLPPPPPSPPPLQIHHMSPTLHPPRFAFSPRRYPIIERSHRYEFDPLPKPYIQPTLPPPPPPPPPRDDVSLRVVRDYPERNLVFEHENYSRGRIDDIRELPGNWDRDLGWGAPRAHSRVPETDRGIIDRYRDVIPESFELCRKRDDGRIWDSGLRDWGSELDWREYDERRWDSGMNDRNRDLYRERDYDERRWNDTVMNDRSRDLYRERDYDERRWKDTGMNDRSRDLYRERDYDERGWKDTGMNDRSRDLYRERDYDERRWKDTGLNDRSSDLYRERDYNERRWDTGTNDWSRDLYRERDYNERRWDTGTNDWSRDLYREHSFDERRWDSGMNNLGDKVHIQMDDDEMRREHSRSAGVLSRLGNMQPELPQNDLRFGRVLSRLGNRQPEYSEADQSLGGVLSRLGNRKPEFADDNSSLGRFSGRLGAGVCNVNNGELIWPDKKKRLQKKNTLFRTQQGKIRSRHIGGFKSQHLANDSSRGSFKVKEKGSVKMQTRMEVNREREQSPMELSISFKSNALVAKAIQVSPHPSTELSIRSNSVKERTGCDVSALPAAKQDIVSDFQFDPHEASQEHVDIGATKHPLLGADPQMERESHAIEVDACQPLVPKLKRKRSNLNARHGLERKRNSLNTRPASSYVVRDVMTTCSGRSGGLVTTTEDAYHVHQLRVDGVAHPAHENFSSQEKADRGDSLDVNQDMNISNKHVHDTTFVCDADRGAIKPASQYTKFGRDIEDEVSEHRNMGEAMQIKGYAIISDVGFKDANSKDFLQNRDDTPQVMLDAKHFRSLEGAAVTDSPNVAFDISVSSCVLSANNKETSPEFEASFSDNMGTVLPHNVYSIEGSPEMISGRETCVSIDNSSSKVISDSETCVPVANLSKVTRKREHRGDQMGVSSTKTNVNVETVRFTDVGITSCLLKDIVPAMDGDFVGEKERCKEVNCLQECPSGVQNSDLEVHVTANGSSQGSQKKQKLSSPRSSISSLSEDDTIADGFSSPPILEQHPTRPSELGAEQSGNTSSAPTTISQCRTTDARGEDLNVANQDEILVDRDRLLGIDDLALITSGISCSYRNGPSASDSGDDSLASSFDMRSCMSSPEGLQVYSDSCISRNTETSSCLSDTEMICRSDKISNKKNVFADPNTNSLGKCLEVAVNKSETNPVAPQSLLKNTSQVVKKRYPVHGKLTWSKDQVPSAVTKVFPVQHPSNFSNTKKLYPPHATKSRTWCRTVDSSASVAKPKVKPPVPQSNATKAAGSIQSSYIRKGNSLLRKNSPSNDTSHGFPGSSCSVYRPSPCTNTIKSDLESEYKTGDADSLTLKRTGKVNTSEITKAMTQNRNRNSLSCSTCNLEEPLPISNPHSNDFPSKTLDVMEERIKYSPAPECGTDSVVGSDSPSTAVEGNAGKKAIYVKRRSYQLVATSNSDDKSILGLDSTQARLSDGYYKSRENQLLRASPENHVKKGNEDATASGLVPHSIIPKIPTRRQSSLGKTSRSSKFSFVWKLHDTQSSEKHKNSLRPQKVWPHMFSTKRAAYWKSLIQGINPSHSNISQKLLVSRKRGAIYTKSSHGYSLRMSKVLSVGSSSLKWSKSIERSSRKANEEATRAVTAAEKRKKEEKGAVHIASKSRNHVSRKWVLNVKLRPGERIFRIGSDRYKMDPTRRTLQRITDKESSSSVAPQSKKNVKRSYIPKRLLIGNEEYVRIGNGNQLIRDPKKRVRVLASEKVRWSLRTARLRLARKSKYCQFFTRFGKCNKDGGKCPYIHDPSKVVVCTKFLAGSCTNVDCKLTHKVIPERMQDCSYFLKGSCSNDSCPYRHVRVNPDSSVCENFLRGYCADGNECQKKHTYTCPAFEATGVCPQASTCKLHHPKKKTEKKPTMEQKVVRGRYFDGGLVGVDDWSSASASAAAPLVEKLATRGKDDMIMHEGQFPDFISLEVSDDDETDQGCDELQPDAQKDHSVD is encoded by the exons ATGGATCTCCCGCCTCCGCCGCCAGCCTTCAGCCGCCACCATATCCACCACCTCAGGTATGAAAACGTCCTCCGCCCTCCTGATTTCCTTCCCCCACCCTATCCCCCCCACCTCCCCCCACCACAAACCCCTTCGTTGAATACTCCTcttccaccaccgccgccgtcgccgcctCCCCTACAAATTCATCACATGTCTCCAACCCTCCATCCTCCGAGATTTGCTTTCTCTCCGCGGCGGTATCCAATTATTGAGCGATCCCACCGTTACGAATTCGATCCGCTACCAAAACCCTATATCCAACCCACCCTTCCTCCgcctccaccgccaccgcctccgaGAGATGACGTATCTTTGCGAGTTGTTCGTGATTATCCCGAGAGGAATCTTGTCTTCGAACATGAAAATTACTCTCGGGGTCGAATTGATGATATACGTGAATTGCCTGGGAATTGGGATCGAGATTTAGGTTGGGGTGCTCCGAGAGCTCATAGCAGGGTTCCGGAGACTGATAGAGGGATTATTGATAGATATCGTGATGTAATTCCTGAGAGTTTTGAGCTGTGTAGAAAGAGGGATGATGGCAGGATATGGGATAGTGGACTTCGTGATTGGGGTTCTGAATTGGACTGGAGGGAATATGATGAGAGGCGATGGGATAGTGGTATGAATGATCGGAATCGTGACTTGTATAGGGAGCGTGATTATGACGAGAGGAGATGGAATGATACCGTTATGAATGATCGGAGTCGTGACTTGTACAGAGAGCGTGATTATGATGAGAGGAGATGGAAGGATACTGGTATGAATGATCGGAGTCGTGACTTGTACAGGGAGCGTGATTATGATGAGAGGGGATGGAAGGATACTGGTATGAATGATCGGAGTCGTGACTTGTACAGGGAGCGTGATTATGATGAGAGGAGATGGAAGGATACTGGTTTGAATGATCGGAGTAGTGACTTGTACAGGGAGCGTGATTATAATGAGAGGAGATGGGATACTGGTACGAATGACTGGAGTCGTGACTTGTACAGGGAGCGTGATTATAATGAGAGGAGATGGGATACTGGTACGAATGACTGGAGTCGTGACTTGTACAGGGAGCATAGTTTTGATGAGAGGAGATGGGATAGTGGTATGAACAATCTGGGAGACAAGGTGCATATTCAGATGGATGATGATGAGATGAGACGGGAACATAGCAGGTCTGCTGGAGTTTTGTCTCGACTAGGAAACATGCAACCAGAGCTTCCTCAGAATGATCTAAGGTTTGGTAGGGTTTTGTCTCGACTTGGAAACAGGCAACCAGAATATTCTGAGGCTGATCAGAGTTTGGGTGGAGTTTTGTCTCGATTGGGGAACAGGAAACCAGAATTTGCCGACGACAATTCGAGTTTGGGTAGATTTAGTGGTAGGTTAGGGGCTGGGGTTTGTAATGTTAATAATGGGGAGTTGATTTGGCCTGATAAGAAGAAGAGATTACAGAAAAAGAATACATTATTTAGGACTCAACAAGGAAAAATTCGCAGCAGACACATTGGAGGGTTTAAATCTCAACACTTAGCAAACGACTCCAGTAGAGGTAGTTTCAAGGTCAAGGAAAAAGGATCTGTGAAGATGCAGACAAGAATGGAAGTTAACAGAGAGAGGGAGCAGAGTCCTATGGAGCTTTCTATTTCATTTAAGTCAAATGCACTTGTGGCAAAGGCTATTCAGGTGTCACCTCATCCATCTACTGAATTAAGTATAAGGTCAAATTCAGTGAAAGAAAGAACAGGGTGTGATGTGTCTGCTTTGCCTGCCGCCAAACAGGATATAGTTTCAGATTTCCAATTTGATCCACATGAAGCTTCACAAGAGCATGTTGATATAGGAGCAACAAAGCACCCTTTGCTTGGAGCCGATCCACAGATGGAAAGAGAAAGTCATGCCATCGAAGTTGATGCTTGTCAACCCTTGGTTCCTAAATTGAAGAGGAAAAGGAGCAATTTGAACGCAAGACACGGGCTGGAGCGGAAACGGAACAGTTTGAACACAAGACCTGCATCGTCATATGTGGTCCGTGATGTAATGACTACGTGTTCTGGTCGTTCTGGGGGATTGGTAACTACTACTGAGGATGCTTACCATGTGCACCAGTTACGAGTTGATGGGGTTGCACATCCGGCACATGAAAACTTTTCATCTCAAGAGAAAGCTGATCGTGGAGACAGTCTGGACGTCAATCAGGACATGAACATTTCAAACAAACATGTACACGATACAACTTTTGTATGTGATGCAGATAGGGGTGCAATTAAGCCCGCTAGCCAATATACTAAATTTGGTAGAGATATAGAAGATGAAGTTAGCGAACATCGTAATATGGGTGAGGCAATGCAAATTAAAGGGTATGCTATCATCTCTGATGTTGGATTTAAAGATGCTAACTCAAAGGACTTTCTCCAAAACCGTGATGATACGCCCCAAGTTATGTTAGATGCAAAGCATTTCAGAAGTTTAGAAGGTGCTGCTGTTACAGATTCTCCAAATGTTGCTTTTGACATCTCAGTCAGTTCCTGCGTACTTTCGGCGAATAATAAGGAGACTTCACCTGAATTTGAAGCATCTTTTTCAGATAATATGGGAACTGTTCTCCCACATAATGTTTACTCTATTGAAGGATCTCCCGAGATGATAAGTGGCAGGGAAACTTGTGTATCCATTGATAATTCATCCTCCAAGGTGATAAGTGACAGTGAAACTTGTGTACCTGTTGCGAACTTATCCAAGGTTACTAGGAAGAGGGAACATAGAGGTGATCAGATGGGTGTTTCTAGTACGAAGACCAATGTGAATGTCGAAACAGTTAGATTCACTGATGTTGGAATCACGAGCTGTTTGCTAAAGGATATTGTTCCTGCAATGGATGGTGACTTTGTTGGTGAGAAAGAAAGATGCAAGGAGGTTAATTGCTTACAAGAATGCCCATCTGGAGTACAGAATTCAGACCTAGAGGTTCATGTTACTGCAAATGGCTCATCCCAAGGCTCCCAGAAGAAGCAGAAACTTTCCAGCCCAAGATCGAGTATTTCATCTCTTTCTGAAGATGATACAATTGCAGATGGGTTCAGTAGTCCGCCAATTCTTGAGCAGCATCCCACCAGGCCATCTGAATTGGGAGCTGAGCAAAGTGGGAATACGTCATCAGCACCCACTACCATCTCACAATGTCGAACCACAGATGCACGAGGTGAAGACTTAAATGTTGCAAATCAGGACGAGATTCTGGTAGATAGAGACAGATTACTAGGGATTGATGATCTGGCTTTAATTACTAGTGGCATATCGTGTTCTTACAGAAATGGTCCCAGTGCTTCTGATTCTGGAGATGACTCGTTAGCATCTAGCTTTGACATGCGATCTTGCATGTCTTCTCCTGAAGGGCTGCAAGTTTACTCGGATTCATGCATTTCCAGAAACACTGAGACTTCCTCCTGCCTATCAGATACTGAAATGATTTGTCGGAGTGACAAAATATCCAACAAAAAGAATGTGTTTGCTGATCCAAATACCAATTCTCTTGGGAAATGTTTAGAGGTAGCTGTGAACAAATCAGAAACTAATCCTGTCGCGCCACAATCTCTACTTAAGAATACCAGTCAAGTTGTCAAGAAACGTTATCCAGTACATGGTAAACTTACTTGGAGTAAGGACCAGGTTCCTTCTGCCGTTACTAAAGTTTTTCCTGTGCAGCATCCTTCAAATTTTAGTAATACGAAGAAATTGTATCCTCCTCATGCCACAAAATCAAGGACGTGGTGTCGAACTGTTGACTCCTCTGCTTCAGTTGCGAAACCTAAAGTAAAACCTCCTGTTCCTCAGAGTAATGCAACAAAGGCAGCCGGATCAATACAGAGTTCATACATACGGAAAGGAAATAGTCTATTGAGGAAAAATTCCCCATCAAATGACACTTCACATGGATTCCCTGGTTCAAGCTGCTCAGTTTATCGGCCAAGTCCTTGCACCAATACTATAAAGAGTGACCTGGAATCTGAGTACAAGACTGGTGATGCTGATTCATTAACTCTGAAAAGAACAGGGAAGGTAAACACTTCTGAAATAACAAAAGCAATGACCCAAAATCGTAATCGGAACTCATTAAGTTGCAGTACTTGCAACTTGGAGGAGCCTTTACCCATCAGTAATCCTCACAGCAATGATTTTCCTTCTAAAACTTTGGATGTCATGGAGGAGAGGATAAAGTATTCTCCGGCTCCTGAATGCGGAACTGATTCAGTCGTCGGATCAGATAGCCCAAGTACAGCCGTAGAAGGGAATGCTGGGAAGAAGGCTATCTATGTCAAGAGGAGATCTTATCAATTGGTTGCGACTTCTAATTCTGATGATAAATCTATATTAGGGTTGGATAGTACACAGGCACGATTATCTGATGGTTACTACAAAAGTAGGGAAAACCAACTTTTAAGAGCATCACCAGAAAATCATGTCAAAAAAGGGAATGAAGATGCTACTGCATCTGGACTGGTGCCTCACTCAATTATTCCTAAAATTCCTACTAGGAGGCAATCTAGTCTTGGCAAGACTAGCAGatcatcaaaattttcatttgtgTGGAAATTACATGATACACAGTCTTCAGAAAAGCATAAGAATTCATTGAGACCTCAGAAAGTCTGGCCGCATATGTTTTCTACTAAAAGAGCTGCTTATTGGAAAAGTCTTATACAGGGAATAAACCCGTCTCATTCTAACATCAG CCAAAAGCTGCTGGTGTCAAGAAAGAGAGGTGCAATTTACACTAAATCAAGTCATGGATATTCTCTTAGGATGTCAAAAGTCTTAAGTGTTGGTAGTTCTAGTTTAAAGTggtcaaagtccattgaaaGGAGCTCGAGGAAAGCAAATGAG GAAGCTACAAGAGCTGTTACTGCTGCTGAGAAGaggaaaaaggaagaaaagggGGCTGTTCACATTGCTTCAAAGAGCAGAAACCATGTTTCTCGTAAGTGGGTTCTTAATGTAAAGCTGCGTCCAG GTGAACGAATATTCCGTATTGGTTCAGATCGCTACAAAATGGATCCAACAAGGAGGACTCTTCAGAGGATCACAG ACAAAGAATCATCATCATCGGTTGCTCCTCAATCTAAAAAGAATGTTAAGAGATCTTATATTCCCAAGAGATTATTGATTGGCAATGAAGA ATATGTTCGAATTGGAAATGGTAACCAGCTGATTAGAGATCCAAAGAAACGTGTTCGTGTCCTTGCAAGCGAGAAAGTTCGCTGGAGTTTGCGAACTGCTCGATTGCGTTTGGCTAGAAAGAGTAAATACTGCCAGTTCTTCACTAGATTTGGGAAGTGCAATAAGGATGGTGGGAAGTGTCCATACATCCATGATCCCTCTAAAGTTGTAGTCTGTACGAAATTCCTGGCTGGTTCATGCACCAATGTCGACTGCAAATTGACCCACAAG GTTATCCCTGAGAGGATGCAAGATTGTTCATATTTTCTGAAAG GGTCGTGCTCCAATGACAGTTGTCCTTATAGACATGTACGTGTCAATCCTGATTCAAGTGTTTGTGAAAATTTCCTCAGAGGCTATTGTGCTGATGGCAATGAG TGCCAGAAGAAACACACCTATACCTGTCCGGCTTTTGAAGCAACTGGAGTGTGTCCTCAAGCATCAACATGCAAGCTACACCATCCAAAAAAGAAGACAGAAAAGAAACCAACGATGGAGCAAAAGGTTGTAAGAGGGCGCTACTTTGATGGTGGACTTGTTGGAGTTGATGACTGGAGCTCAGCATCAGCATCAGCGGCAGCACCACTGGTAGAGAAGCTCGCCACGAGAGGTAAGGATGACATGATTATGCATGAAGGACAATTCCCGGATTTTATTAGCTTAGAAGTCAGCGATGATGATGAAACGGATCAAGGATGTGATGAACTTCAGCCAGATGCACAGAAAGATCATAGTGTCGACTAG